A single genomic interval of Streptomyces sp. NBC_00663 harbors:
- a CDS encoding GlxA family transcriptional regulator: MPSSRLHRVAVLVLVGAKPLDVGIPAQVFTTRASMPYEVRVCGAAPGLVTGADGLSYHVAHGLDALAWADIVFIPGYRFPDREDPPPAVVDALIAAHTRGTRLAAISTGAFALAATGLLDGRRATTHWHYTRALAAKHPLVQVDENVLFVDEGSVLTSAGAASGIDLCLHILRGDLGVAASNHAARRLVAAPYRSGGQAQYVPRSVPEPLGERFARTREWALHRLGEPLTLDMMAREAGVSARTFSRRFVEETGYTPMQWVMRARIDVARELLERSERSVEQIAADVGLGTGANLRLHFQRILGTTPSDYRRTFTRGE, encoded by the coding sequence GTGCCGTCCTCCCGTCTGCATCGCGTCGCCGTCCTTGTGCTCGTGGGCGCGAAGCCGCTCGACGTCGGCATTCCCGCGCAGGTGTTCACGACCCGCGCGAGCATGCCGTACGAGGTGCGCGTGTGCGGGGCGGCCCCCGGCCTGGTGACCGGCGCCGACGGCCTGTCGTACCACGTCGCCCACGGCCTCGACGCGCTCGCGTGGGCGGACATCGTCTTCATCCCCGGCTACCGGTTCCCCGACCGCGAGGACCCGCCGCCCGCCGTCGTCGACGCGCTGATCGCCGCGCACACCCGGGGCACCCGGCTCGCCGCCATCTCGACGGGCGCCTTCGCCCTCGCCGCCACGGGCCTGCTCGACGGCCGCCGCGCCACGACGCACTGGCACTACACCCGGGCGCTCGCGGCGAAGCACCCGCTCGTCCAGGTCGACGAGAACGTCCTGTTCGTCGACGAGGGCAGCGTGCTCACGTCGGCGGGTGCCGCCTCCGGAATCGACCTGTGCCTGCACATCCTGCGCGGCGACCTCGGCGTGGCCGCCTCCAACCACGCTGCCCGGCGCCTGGTCGCGGCCCCCTACCGCAGCGGCGGACAGGCGCAGTACGTGCCGCGCAGCGTGCCCGAGCCGCTCGGCGAGCGGTTCGCCCGCACCCGGGAGTGGGCGCTGCACCGGCTGGGAGAGCCCCTCACCCTCGACATGATGGCGAGGGAGGCCGGGGTGTCGGCGCGTACGTTCTCGCGACGCTTCGTCGAGGAGACCGGCTACACGCCGATGCAGTGGGTGATGCGCGCCCGCATCGACGTGGCCCGTGAACTGCTGGAGCGTTCGGAGCGGAGCGTGGAGCAGATCGCCGCCGACGTCGGTCTGGGCACCGGCGCGAATCTGCGGCTGCACTTCCAGCGCATCCTCGGCACGACCCCGAGCGACTACCGGCGCACGTTCACCCGGGGCGAGTAG